A genomic stretch from Shewanella woodyi ATCC 51908 includes:
- a CDS encoding phosphoglycolate phosphatase — protein sequence MASWDKLKAIAFDLDGTLIDSAPDLAAATQATLTELKLPSCSEEQVRSWIGNGAKVLMQRALTHSLDRPVEADMLEDTMPLFMKHYQENLEQHSQLYPGVLEVLNELTSLGYSMAVVTNKPYRFAIPLLKAFKIEHHFTKVLGGDSLEKMKPDPLPLTHLLDKWKLKPEALLMVGDSKNDILAAKAAGISSIGLTYGYNYGEDIGLSCPDAVCVQFSEILKFVNNSVKVMEHESV from the coding sequence ATGGCCTCCTGGGATAAGCTTAAAGCGATAGCGTTCGACCTTGATGGCACACTTATCGATAGTGCGCCAGATCTCGCGGCTGCAACTCAAGCGACTCTTACTGAGTTGAAACTGCCTAGTTGCAGTGAAGAGCAAGTGAGATCTTGGATAGGTAATGGCGCTAAGGTGTTAATGCAAAGGGCATTAACTCACTCTCTAGACAGGCCTGTAGAAGCGGATATGTTAGAAGATACTATGCCGCTTTTTATGAAACATTATCAAGAGAATTTAGAGCAACATAGTCAACTTTATCCCGGAGTTCTTGAGGTACTCAATGAGCTAACATCACTTGGGTACTCCATGGCGGTTGTGACCAATAAACCCTACCGATTTGCCATTCCACTTTTAAAAGCGTTTAAGATAGAGCATCACTTTACCAAGGTGCTTGGTGGGGACTCTCTTGAAAAGATGAAGCCTGATCCTTTGCCGTTAACTCACCTGCTCGATAAGTGGAAGCTTAAACCTGAAGCGCTTTTGATGGTCGGCGACTCTAAAAATGACATTTTAGCGGCAAAAGCAGCAGGTATTAGCTCGATAGGCTTGACCTATGGGTATAACTACGGTGAAGATATCGGGCTAAGCTGTCCCGACGCTGTTTGTGTCCAGTTTAGTGAAATTTTAAAATTCGTAAATAACAGTGTAAAAGTAATGGAGCATGAGAGCGTATGA
- the trpS gene encoding tryptophan--tRNA ligase — MTNPVKPIVLSGAQPSGELTIGNYMGALRQWVAMQDSHDCLYCVVDLHAITVRQDPKLLREACLDTLALYLACGVDPKKSTVFIQSQVPQHTQLGWALNCYTQMGELNRMTQFKDKSQKHANNINVGLFGYPVLMAADILLYQANEIPVGQDQKQHLELTRDIATRFNNAYGDTFTIPEPFIPEHGAKVMSLQDPLKKMSKSDDNRNNVIGLLEDPKKIMKKIKKAMTDSDEPPVVRFDTENKPGVSNLLSLMSGVSGKSIAGLEAEFEGKMYGHLKVAAGEAVVEMIEPLQARYREFREDQTFLNQVMSDGAEKAQTRAEVTVKKVYEKIGLLV, encoded by the coding sequence ATGACTAACCCAGTAAAACCCATAGTACTTAGCGGTGCACAGCCGTCAGGTGAGCTGACAATAGGTAACTACATGGGCGCATTAAGGCAGTGGGTAGCCATGCAAGACAGTCACGACTGTCTCTATTGTGTTGTCGATCTTCATGCGATCACTGTAAGGCAAGATCCTAAACTTCTCAGAGAAGCTTGTTTAGACACATTAGCACTTTACTTAGCTTGTGGTGTAGACCCGAAAAAAAGCACTGTCTTTATTCAATCTCAGGTGCCTCAGCATACTCAACTTGGTTGGGCGTTAAACTGTTATACCCAGATGGGTGAACTGAATCGTATGACTCAGTTCAAAGATAAGTCTCAAAAGCATGCGAATAATATCAATGTTGGCTTGTTTGGTTATCCGGTACTTATGGCTGCAGATATTTTACTATATCAAGCCAATGAGATCCCTGTAGGCCAAGATCAAAAACAACATCTTGAGCTGACTCGTGATATCGCGACTCGCTTTAATAATGCTTATGGAGATACATTTACTATCCCTGAGCCATTTATTCCTGAGCATGGGGCTAAGGTGATGTCACTGCAAGATCCGCTTAAGAAGATGTCTAAGTCTGACGATAACCGTAATAATGTTATTGGTTTGCTGGAAGATCCTAAGAAGATCATGAAGAAGATTAAGAAGGCGATGACAGATAGCGATGAGCCGCCAGTGGTTCGTTTCGATACTGAAAACAAGCCGGGTGTATCAAACCTATTAAGCTTGATGTCAGGTGTTTCTGGTAAGAGCATTGCTGGTCTTGAGGCTGAGTTTGAAGGGAAGATGTATGGTCATCTTAAAGTGGCTGCCGGCGAAGCGGTTGTCGAGATGATAGAGCCACTGCAAGCTAGATATCGTGAGTTTAGAGAAGATCAGACTTTCCTAAATCAGGTGATGAGCGATGGCGCTGAGAAAGCCCAAACTCGTGCTGAAGTGACGGTTAAAAAGGTATACGAGAAGATCGGATTGCTGGTTTAA
- a CDS encoding BON domain-containing protein, whose translation MIKTLSLIAVIFMLQGCAGAVMVGAVGGAMMVNDERSFSTQLDDTNADFQIASELAALEDVKNQANITGVVMNGNVLMIGQAPNSMLRDKAIRTVQAIEIGGKIHNQIRIGNPTSFTTRSNDTWITTKVKTRMLNTDNLDTTRIKVITENGEVFLLGIVQRDQADLAVDVARNTAGVRKVIKVFESPDS comes from the coding sequence ATGATAAAAACGCTCTCACTTATCGCTGTCATATTTATGCTACAAGGCTGCGCCGGTGCGGTGATGGTTGGAGCCGTAGGTGGTGCCATGATGGTTAATGATGAGCGTAGCTTTTCAACTCAACTCGATGACACAAATGCCGATTTTCAAATAGCCAGTGAGCTTGCAGCATTGGAAGATGTAAAAAATCAGGCAAACATCACCGGGGTGGTAATGAACGGCAATGTGTTGATGATTGGCCAAGCTCCTAACTCCATGTTAAGAGATAAGGCGATTCGAACGGTGCAAGCTATTGAGATTGGTGGCAAGATCCATAATCAGATCCGTATAGGTAATCCCACCTCATTTACCACTCGTAGCAATGATACTTGGATAACAACCAAGGTAAAAACCCGCATGTTAAACACTGATAACTTAGATACCACACGTATTAAAGTGATCACAGAAAATGGTGAGGTATTTTTACTAGGTATTGTCCAACGAGATCAAGCCGATCTCGCCGTTGATGTCGCGCGTAATACTGCCGGAGTACGTAAAGTCATTAAGGTATTTGAATCTCCAGACTCTTGA
- a CDS encoding phosphoheptose isomerase — translation MLERIKDSFTHSIQTKIDASEALPESIAKAAEMMVHCLLGGNKILACGNGGSAGDAQHFSAELLNRFEVERPPLPAIALTTDTSTITAIANDYSYDEIFSKQILALGQPGDILLAISTSGHSGNVIKAIEAALSRDMTIVALTGKDGGPMAGLLSINDVEIRVPSNSTARIQEVHLLAIHCLCDNIDRTLFPQDE, via the coding sequence ATGTTAGAACGCATTAAAGATAGTTTTACCCACTCAATTCAAACCAAGATAGATGCGTCTGAAGCGCTTCCAGAGTCTATAGCTAAGGCCGCTGAGATGATGGTTCACTGTCTACTAGGTGGGAATAAAATTCTAGCATGTGGTAATGGTGGCAGCGCCGGTGATGCTCAGCATTTCTCTGCCGAGCTATTAAACCGCTTTGAAGTTGAGCGCCCACCGCTGCCAGCGATTGCGTTAACAACAGATACTTCAACCATTACCGCCATCGCTAATGATTATAGTTATGATGAGATCTTCTCTAAGCAGATTTTAGCATTAGGGCAACCTGGTGATATTCTGCTGGCTATTTCGACCAGTGGTCACTCTGGTAATGTGATCAAAGCGATTGAAGCAGCATTGAGCCGAGACATGACTATTGTCGCCCTTACAGGTAAAGATGGTGGTCCGATGGCAGGCCTGCTTAGTATCAATGATGTTGAGATCCGTGTGCCTTCTAACAGCACGGCGCGTATACAAGAGGTTCACCTACTCGCGATCCACTGCCTATGTGACAATATCGACCGTACACTATTCCCACAGGATGAGTAA
- a CDS encoding YraN family protein yields MIDNKHQIPREHGQAGEKLAMNYLAERGLNFVEANVRYKFGEIDLIMKDGKEWIFIEVKYRSKAQYGGALNALSPAQIGRLRRAAEHYIQIHKIDAVCRFDLIAIDASQIHWLPNAF; encoded by the coding sequence ATGATAGATAATAAACACCAGATCCCAAGAGAGCATGGTCAGGCAGGTGAAAAGCTGGCGATGAACTATTTAGCCGAGCGAGGTCTTAACTTTGTAGAGGCAAATGTCAGGTACAAGTTTGGTGAAATAGATCTAATCATGAAAGATGGTAAAGAGTGGATATTTATTGAGGTAAAATACCGCTCCAAAGCTCAGTATGGTGGCGCACTAAACGCACTAAGCCCTGCGCAAATAGGCCGACTGAGACGTGCCGCTGAGCACTATATACAGATACATAAGATTGATGCGGTTTGCCGATTTGATCTTATAGCCATTGATGCGAGCCAAATACATTGGCTCCCAAATGCTTTTTAA
- a CDS encoding penicillin-binding protein activator, which produces MLKRLNTTKLISVAVLTTILFGCGTTPTKVEPEQSQISLVSASLQPADYLNKAATTDNPERRTRYLLLASHAFINEGDANAATKTLNSVEKDLGQNVELLAEHKYLKARVLELTSTYDDALRELEYPSSWKLADWQMVAYYQFKARLYQHIKQPIEQARQLSLLTAYLPTAQANEVNDQIWRILQPLHEQTLLDFSQDSQTPIFAGWLQLAYIAKHYAINPSELVQHLGNWQHANPTHPGAIKLPTDLEKALNAKPYQPKNIAVLLPLSGNRASVANMVKQGIMSRYLSNPDNQVSINFFDTAKGAQSAYQAAVSAGAEFIIGPLFQSEVEQLQQATPIVSETQVAQVESSSIEAGQIDAPKPSFTPNMVPQLYLNHVDQFTPNDDTFYFALSPANEASDAADKLYADGIVHPLILASNNGIGKRMAESFNKRWNELTNKDAEVHFYDAGDKMKVTVQKSLGVIDSKERIARIKALIGNKVEADFRSRRDIDAIYMISGNRDLPLLKPFIDVNFSVFAEPVPLYASSRSRVEDSSRNTALELNNLNISDIPWLLTDSPEAQQVQSLWPTWSYGQKRLYIMGYDALELVGKLAQMRALPGYQFSGRSGMLSVAPDGTVNRQLSWGRYKRGNLRPQ; this is translated from the coding sequence GTGTTGAAAAGACTGAATACAACTAAATTAATCTCCGTTGCGGTTTTAACCACAATTTTGTTCGGTTGTGGGACTACGCCTACAAAAGTAGAGCCTGAACAAAGCCAGATCTCCTTAGTGAGTGCTAGCCTGCAACCCGCAGACTACCTGAACAAAGCGGCTACTACAGACAATCCTGAGCGGCGAACACGCTACCTATTATTGGCATCTCACGCTTTCATTAATGAAGGCGACGCAAATGCTGCCACTAAGACGCTCAACTCTGTTGAAAAAGATTTAGGCCAAAATGTTGAGCTGCTTGCTGAACATAAATACCTCAAAGCAAGAGTATTAGAGCTAACTTCAACCTATGATGATGCTTTACGTGAACTTGAGTATCCAAGTAGTTGGAAGCTGGCAGATTGGCAGATGGTGGCTTACTACCAATTTAAGGCGCGCCTGTATCAACATATCAAGCAACCAATAGAGCAAGCTAGGCAGCTAAGTTTACTCACAGCTTATCTACCTACAGCCCAAGCTAATGAAGTGAATGACCAGATCTGGCGTATCTTGCAGCCCTTGCATGAGCAAACATTACTCGACTTTAGCCAAGACTCACAAACACCTATTTTTGCAGGCTGGTTGCAACTTGCTTATATTGCCAAGCACTATGCTATTAACCCGAGTGAGCTTGTTCAACATCTTGGAAACTGGCAACACGCAAATCCAACCCATCCAGGCGCTATCAAGCTGCCAACAGATCTTGAAAAAGCGCTAAATGCTAAGCCCTATCAGCCTAAGAATATTGCAGTATTACTTCCTCTAAGTGGCAACAGAGCCTCTGTCGCCAACATGGTTAAACAGGGGATAATGTCGCGCTACTTATCGAATCCTGACAATCAAGTTTCAATTAATTTTTTCGATACAGCAAAGGGAGCACAGAGCGCTTACCAAGCCGCTGTATCGGCTGGCGCTGAGTTTATTATCGGGCCTCTTTTCCAGTCTGAAGTCGAGCAACTTCAGCAAGCAACACCAATAGTGTCTGAAACTCAGGTAGCACAAGTCGAAAGCTCAAGCATAGAAGCGGGCCAAATTGATGCTCCTAAGCCAAGCTTTACTCCCAACATGGTGCCACAGCTTTATCTGAATCATGTCGATCAATTTACCCCCAACGATGACACCTTTTACTTCGCGCTTTCACCGGCCAATGAAGCTAGTGATGCTGCTGATAAACTCTATGCTGACGGTATTGTTCACCCACTCATTTTGGCTAGTAATAATGGCATAGGTAAAAGGATGGCAGAGAGCTTCAACAAGAGGTGGAATGAGCTGACCAACAAAGATGCTGAAGTCCACTTTTATGACGCTGGCGATAAGATGAAAGTCACAGTGCAGAAGTCACTTGGCGTTATCGACAGCAAAGAGCGCATCGCCCGCATCAAAGCCTTAATAGGTAATAAGGTAGAAGCCGACTTTAGATCCAGACGAGATATCGATGCCATCTATATGATCTCAGGTAATCGTGACCTTCCACTGTTAAAGCCCTTTATCGATGTTAATTTCAGTGTATTTGCAGAGCCTGTTCCCCTCTATGCTAGCAGTCGCAGCCGAGTTGAGGACAGCTCAAGGAATACGGCTTTGGAGCTCAACAATTTAAATATCAGCGATATACCTTGGCTGTTAACCGACAGCCCTGAAGCACAACAGGTACAGTCACTATGGCCAACCTGGAGTTATGGACAAAAGCGCCTCTATATTATGGGCTATGATGCACTCGAATTAGTCGGCAAGCTGGCTCAAATGAGGGCTCTGCCTGGCTATCAGTTCTCAGGAAGAAGTGGCATGTTATCGGTCGCACCTGACGGTACCGTTAACAGACAGCTGAGCTGGGGACGCTATAAAAGAGGTAATTTACGCCCTCAATGA
- the rsmI gene encoding 16S rRNA (cytidine(1402)-2'-O)-methyltransferase encodes MDLAAALYIVPTPIGNLGDISSRAIDVLNNVKLIACEDTRHSGILLSHFGIETRKTALHDHNERDRAEWIIQKLSNGEAIALISDAGTPLISDPGYHLVSQVRAAGYKVIPLPGACAAITALSASGLPSDRFSFEGFLPSKEKGRLDKLTELKEDPRTLIFYESPHRIVHSLESILTALGEDRIIAMAREVTKTFETFLYGTVKEVLEQVKSDPNQQKGEIVLMCHGYRLVEDEGIPAVVINTLKLLCEELPLKKASALAGQIHGMKKNALYKYGLENGL; translated from the coding sequence ATGGATCTGGCGGCCGCACTTTACATTGTACCAACCCCCATAGGCAACTTAGGGGATATCAGTTCCCGTGCTATCGATGTGCTTAACAATGTCAAATTAATAGCCTGTGAGGACACCCGTCATAGCGGTATTCTCCTGAGTCATTTTGGCATAGAAACACGAAAAACAGCGCTGCATGATCATAATGAGAGAGACAGAGCCGAGTGGATCATCCAGAAGTTAAGTAATGGCGAAGCGATTGCGCTTATTTCAGATGCGGGGACCCCTTTGATTTCAGATCCAGGCTATCACCTGGTTTCACAAGTTAGGGCTGCCGGTTATAAGGTTATTCCACTGCCAGGTGCTTGCGCCGCTATTACGGCTTTAAGTGCATCAGGCTTACCGTCAGATAGATTCTCTTTTGAAGGATTCCTGCCATCAAAGGAGAAGGGGCGTCTAGATAAGCTTACCGAGCTTAAGGAAGATCCAAGAACCTTGATCTTCTATGAATCACCACATCGTATCGTCCACAGCCTAGAGTCTATTCTCACCGCTTTAGGAGAGGACCGTATCATTGCCATGGCGCGCGAGGTCACTAAGACATTTGAGACCTTCCTTTATGGCACAGTTAAAGAGGTTTTAGAGCAGGTTAAATCAGATCCCAATCAACAAAAAGGTGAGATCGTCCTGATGTGTCACGGGTACCGTCTTGTAGAAGATGAGGGGATCCCTGCGGTCGTGATAAATACCTTAAAGCTGCTTTGTGAAGAGTTGCCATTGAAAAAAGCATCCGCATTAGCGGGGCAGATCCATGGTATGAAAAAGAATGCACTTTACAAATATGGGCTCGAAAACGGCTTGTAA